In the Sphingobium sp. CAP-1 genome, GTTGGTCCTCCCAGTGGCTGCGGGTCTTTTTCGAGTATCATGGCCCGGAACTCAGCAGCTGGGAGGTGGATGCGGCGGTCAAGGAAACGATCGCTGCAATCCACGCCAAGCGGCACACCTTCGACAGCCGCTGCCCCTATGTCGAATGGTTGGGAGCCGTGGCCCGCTACAAGTCCGCTTCCCTGCTTTGCTCGCTGCGCGCCGGCGGGCCAGCCGACGCGACATACTGAATCATGGAGAATGTTATGTTCGATAGTCTGAAATTCGATCATGTCGGCATCCGCGTGACCGACCTCGCAGAGGCAGAGGCCTTCTATGCGAAGCTTGGCTTCGTGATGGACCCGGACGAGGATCAGCCGCAGTTCCGCGCGCGCGGTCTGGTGAACGGTACCGGCCTTCGCATCCACCTCATTTACAATGGCGAGCAGCCTCAGGGCGGAAACGTACTGATGGATGTGAAGGAGAAGTGGCCGGGCTATACCCACGCTGCTTTCATCATCGAGGACATGGACAATCTGGTCGAATGGTTCGGTGAGCAGGACATCCCGATCACCGAAGGTCCGAGCGTGTTCGGCCATGGCCGCCGCAA is a window encoding:
- a CDS encoding VOC family protein yields the protein MFDSLKFDHVGIRVTDLAEAEAFYAKLGFVMDPDEDQPQFRARGLVNGTGLRIHLIYNGEQPQGGNVLMDVKEKWPGYTHAAFIIEDMDNLVEWFGEQDIPITEGPSVFGHGRRKVCFIRDPDRNVLEFNEILND